GTCGACGTCCCGGTGCTGGCCGTGTCCGGCGAGCGGGACCCGTTCGGCACTCCCGCCGAGCTCACCGCCCACCTGGCCACGCTCGGCGGCCCGTTCGAGCTCGTCCTCGTGCCCGGCGACCACGCGCCGCGGGACGACGGGCGGGTCGCCGACGCGGTCGCCCGCTGGATCGCGCGGGCGTAGCGCCCCCCGGCTACGCGCCGAGCGCCCGCTCGAACTCGGCCAGCGCGTCGGCCGTGAGCAGCACGAACCGCACGAGCGCCGGCCTGCTCCCGGGCTCCGGTGGCTGCCAGCCGCGCACCGCGGCGACCGCCACCTCCGCGACCTGCGCCATCGGCCAGCCGTAGACGCCCGCGCTCACCGCCGGGAAGGCCACGCTGCTCGCGCCCAGCCCAGCGGCCACGTCGAGGGACCGTGTGAAGCAGGACGCCAGCAGGGCCGGGTCGCGCTCGCCGGCGTGCGCGTTCGGCCCGACGGTGTGGACCACCCATCGCGCGGGCAGCCGGCCAGCCCCGGTCGCGACGGCCTCGCCGGTGGGCAGACCGTCCGGCCATGTGTCGCGGCGGACCTGCCGGCAGGCGGCCAGCAGCGCGGGACCCGCTG
The sequence above is a segment of the Cellulomonas chengniuliangii genome. Coding sequences within it:
- a CDS encoding O-acetyl-ADP-ribose deacetylase, with product MRIEAVRGDLTTQDVDVVVNAANSSLLGGGGVDGALHAAAGPALLAACRQVRRDTWPDGLPTGEAVATGAGRLPARWVVHTVGPNAHAGERDPALLASCFTRSLDVAAGLGASSVAFPAVSAGVYGWPMAQVAEVAVAAVRGWQPPEPGSRPALVRFVLLTADALAEFERALGA